In one Dermatophilaceae bacterium Sec6.4 genomic region, the following are encoded:
- a CDS encoding YbhB/YbcL family Raf kinase inhibitor-like protein produces the protein MGTVEGMPNFERPVAPDPYDSLPKVASFTLTSDDVTHGEPLKSGQVAASGDTSPQLSWSGAPEGTESYVVSCFDPDAPTPSGFWHWTLVDVPASVTSLDAGAGAEGAQTPGASFHVRNDAGSFAFTGAAPPEGDGAHRYYFVVHAVGAKTLGVDASVSPTIVAFNLVFKGLGRAVLMGTHQS, from the coding sequence GTGGGTACTGTCGAGGGCATGCCGAACTTCGAACGCCCCGTAGCCCCCGACCCATACGATTCGCTGCCCAAGGTGGCGTCGTTCACCCTCACCAGCGATGACGTCACTCACGGCGAGCCGCTGAAATCCGGGCAGGTTGCCGCCAGTGGAGATACCTCGCCGCAGTTGTCGTGGTCCGGTGCGCCGGAGGGCACCGAGTCCTACGTCGTGAGTTGCTTCGATCCGGATGCACCGACCCCGTCCGGGTTCTGGCACTGGACGCTGGTGGATGTGCCGGCGTCGGTGACCTCCCTGGACGCCGGAGCCGGCGCAGAGGGTGCACAGACGCCCGGTGCCTCCTTCCATGTCCGCAACGACGCCGGCAGTTTCGCCTTCACCGGTGCCGCGCCACCCGAAGGCGATGGCGCGCACCGTTACTACTTCGTCGTACATGCCGTAGGCGCGAAAACCCTCGGCGTCGACGCGTCGGTCTCACCGACAATTGTCGCGTTCAACC
- a CDS encoding Fur family transcriptional regulator, with translation MIGESDAVRKALEQLRETGERVTPARRAVLEVLDLSRGHLDAEAIATQVDARESGVHRATVYRTLQSLASIGVIAHTHVPGGPTIYHVAPSVSGESTHPEHAHLQCTVCLRFFDIPVGWLEGLQQRVREELDFDLVPDHAALLGICSECRTGGREHGAHPEHH, from the coding sequence ATGATCGGCGAATCGGACGCGGTGCGAAAAGCATTGGAACAGCTACGCGAGACCGGTGAGCGGGTCACGCCGGCCCGTCGTGCGGTGTTGGAGGTCCTGGACCTGAGTCGTGGGCATCTGGACGCCGAGGCGATCGCGACGCAGGTCGACGCCCGCGAGTCGGGGGTGCACAGGGCGACTGTCTACCGCACCTTGCAGTCGCTGGCGTCCATCGGGGTCATCGCGCATACCCACGTGCCGGGTGGGCCGACGATCTACCACGTGGCACCGTCGGTATCGGGCGAGAGCACCCATCCGGAGCACGCGCACCTGCAGTGCACGGTCTGTCTGCGGTTCTTCGACATCCCTGTCGGGTGGCTGGAAGGGCTGCAGCAGCGGGTGCGCGAGGAGCTGGACTTCGATCTCGTGCCCGATCACGCCGCACTGCTGGGCATCTGTTCGGAGTGTCGCACCGGGGGCAGGGAGCACGGGGCTCATCCCGAGCATCACTGA
- the cutA gene encoding divalent cation tolerance protein CutA, producing the protein MTHIASRTPMMSKDDDVTSQFVQVQITAVDEEQALRIAEALVAEGLAAGIQQLAPTTSIYRTAPGEVSHRREVLLFAATTSAAFEVLADRVRDLHSEPAPSIVAIPLVAIDPAYAEWLRQSVRVTPTSHLEIERKFSLEDEQQPPDPADWPAVSVVSGERRFHLVATYFDTDDVTLARQGITVRRRLGGTDAGWHLKLPRGEDAREEIWLPLDSVQDDGTLPQLFRDHLATVIADRAVHPVCRVDTRRTEWDLSGGGVHLATTCDDLVTARNFIDPEQDRSWHEMEVELVHGGIAFLDGVTDHLAARGVRQATIASKLRSTLGTLMERGAS; encoded by the coding sequence GTGACGCACATTGCGAGCCGCACGCCGATGATGAGCAAGGATGACGACGTGACGTCGCAGTTCGTGCAGGTTCAGATCACCGCGGTGGACGAGGAGCAGGCATTACGTATCGCGGAGGCCCTCGTCGCCGAGGGTCTTGCTGCCGGCATTCAGCAGTTGGCCCCGACGACGTCGATCTATCGCACTGCCCCCGGCGAGGTGAGCCACCGTCGCGAGGTCCTGCTGTTCGCGGCGACCACCAGCGCGGCGTTCGAGGTGTTGGCTGATCGGGTACGCGATCTGCACAGCGAGCCGGCCCCCTCGATCGTGGCCATCCCGCTGGTGGCGATCGACCCGGCGTACGCCGAGTGGTTGCGCCAGAGTGTCCGCGTCACGCCGACCTCCCATCTGGAGATCGAGCGGAAGTTCTCGCTGGAGGACGAGCAGCAGCCACCGGACCCCGCGGATTGGCCGGCAGTCAGCGTGGTGTCCGGGGAGCGTCGGTTCCATCTCGTGGCAACGTATTTCGATACCGACGACGTGACCCTTGCGCGGCAGGGCATCACAGTGCGGCGCCGCCTCGGTGGCACCGATGCCGGGTGGCACCTGAAGCTGCCGCGCGGCGAGGACGCCCGCGAGGAGATCTGGCTGCCGCTGGACTCGGTGCAGGACGACGGCACGCTGCCGCAGCTCTTCCGTGACCACCTGGCGACGGTCATCGCGGATCGGGCGGTACACCCGGTGTGCCGTGTCGATACCCGGCGTACTGAATGGGATCTGAGTGGTGGTGGCGTCCACCTGGCGACGACCTGTGATGACCTCGTCACGGCGCGTAACTTCATCGACCCGGAACAGGACCGGTCCTGGCACGAGATGGAGGTCGAGCTCGTGCACGGTGGGATCGCTTTCCTGGACGGCGTCACCGATCATCTCGCGGCGCGCGGAGTGCGTCAGGCAACGATTGCCTCCAAGCTGCGATCCACCCTGGGCACACTGATGGAACGTGGTGCATCATGA
- a CDS encoding P1 family peptidase, with protein sequence MSPAAGPTNSLSDVPGIGVGHYQRVGDGWLTGSTCILAPTGGATGGVDVRGGAPGTRETDLLDPRNVIDRVDAIVLSGGSAFGLAAADGVMHELAQAGVGFRIGAPGQVVPIVPAAVIFDLLRGGQYWTRPDASFGQEAYTDARMSGDGESGVRPQGCVGAGTGAKLGELKGGVGEASQLLADGTVVAALVVANAFGSAVDARTGELYAARFGLAGEFEGLHPHEHARPAHSWEAAAERSGGDDLQPGRATTLAVIVTDARLTKAQCQKVAGIGHDGLARAVRPVHTMLDGDTVFTLATGSRDAPDAAGMHGILEAAADCVTRAIGHAALAARTLGQMTSYRDAHCEPHADDEQG encoded by the coding sequence GTGAGTCCAGCGGCAGGCCCGACCAACTCCCTGAGCGACGTGCCCGGCATCGGCGTCGGTCACTACCAGCGCGTCGGCGATGGTTGGCTGACCGGTTCGACGTGCATCCTGGCGCCCACCGGCGGTGCGACGGGGGGTGTCGACGTGCGCGGCGGTGCGCCCGGCACGAGGGAGACCGACCTCCTGGATCCGCGTAACGTCATCGACCGCGTCGACGCGATCGTGTTGTCCGGCGGCTCGGCGTTCGGGCTGGCAGCGGCTGACGGGGTGATGCATGAACTGGCGCAGGCGGGCGTCGGCTTCCGGATCGGGGCGCCCGGCCAGGTGGTGCCGATCGTGCCCGCAGCCGTCATCTTCGACCTGCTGCGCGGGGGTCAGTACTGGACGCGGCCGGACGCGAGCTTCGGTCAGGAGGCCTACACCGACGCACGCATGTCAGGTGACGGCGAGTCAGGTGTACGGCCGCAGGGCTGCGTCGGTGCGGGCACCGGAGCCAAACTCGGCGAGCTGAAGGGCGGAGTCGGTGAGGCCAGCCAGCTGCTGGCCGATGGCACCGTTGTGGCCGCTCTCGTGGTGGCCAACGCGTTCGGCTCCGCCGTGGATGCGAGGACCGGTGAGTTGTATGCCGCTCGGTTCGGCCTCGCGGGCGAGTTCGAGGGCCTGCACCCGCACGAGCACGCACGTCCGGCGCATTCGTGGGAGGCGGCGGCAGAACGGTCGGGCGGCGACGACCTGCAACCCGGCCGCGCCACCACACTCGCGGTCATCGTTACCGACGCCCGCCTCACCAAAGCGCAATGTCAGAAGGTCGCGGGCATCGGGCACGACGGGCTGGCCCGTGCCGTGCGGCCGGTGCACACCATGCTGGACGGCGACACGGTCTTCACGCTCGCGACCGGTTCCCGGGACGCGCCGGATGCCGCCGGCATGCACGGCATCCTGGAAGCAGCCGCTGATTGCGTGACGCGCGCCATCGGTCATGCTGCGCTCGCGGCGCGGACTCTCGGGCAGATGACGTCCTACCGTGACGCACATTGCGAGCCGCACGCCGATGATGAGCAAGGATGA
- a CDS encoding acyl-CoA dehydrogenase, translated as MSHYKANVRDLEFNLFEVFGRGEILGRGPYAEVDVETATEMLTQMAVLAEGELAASLVDSDRNPPVFDPGTNSVTIPESFKKSYAAYQESGFWGVDLPAELGGTVVPPSLKWALGELVLGSNPAVFMYAAGYSFAKLLYLMGTPDQQKLAQHVVDQHWGATMVLTEPDAGSDVGAGAAKAVQQPDGTWHITGVKRFITSAEHDMTSNIVHFVLARPEGAGAGTKGLSLFVVPKFHVDIETGELGERNGAYVTNVEHKMGIKVSTTCEVTFGDRQPAVGTLLGDEHNGIAQMFRVIENARMLVGTKAIATLSTGYLNAREFAKVRVQGADMTNGAKDAPRVTITHHPDVRRSLMLQKSYAEGLRALMIYTATQQDIVDAEMLTTGSEQFGAASPALPASKLNDLLLPLVKGVGSERAWTLLGSESLQTFGGSGFLEDYPIEQYVRDAKIDTLYEGTTAIQGMDFFFRKIVKDQFAALGMLAEQILQTVKGGAGDDSLGRERELLGQGVENVQAMVENMAMTAMKSIDGEPDAIYKVGQNTTRLLLAAGDLTIAWLLVRQAEVAQARLDAGDAGRDEAFYQGKVAAAHFFTTTVLPRLTSDREIVEAMDNDLMTLPENAF; from the coding sequence ATGAGCCATTACAAAGCCAATGTGCGCGACCTCGAGTTCAATCTCTTCGAGGTCTTCGGCCGGGGTGAGATCCTCGGCCGCGGGCCCTACGCGGAGGTCGACGTCGAGACCGCCACTGAGATGCTCACGCAGATGGCCGTCCTCGCCGAGGGTGAACTCGCGGCTTCCCTGGTCGACAGCGACCGGAATCCGCCGGTATTCGACCCCGGGACCAACTCCGTGACGATCCCGGAAAGCTTCAAGAAGAGTTACGCGGCCTACCAGGAGTCCGGCTTCTGGGGCGTCGACCTGCCCGCTGAGCTCGGGGGCACCGTCGTACCCCCGTCACTGAAATGGGCGCTCGGCGAACTGGTGCTCGGTTCCAACCCGGCGGTCTTCATGTATGCGGCCGGATACTCCTTCGCCAAGCTCCTCTACCTGATGGGCACGCCGGATCAGCAGAAGCTGGCTCAGCACGTCGTTGACCAGCACTGGGGCGCGACCATGGTGCTGACCGAGCCGGACGCCGGTTCGGATGTCGGCGCCGGAGCCGCGAAGGCCGTGCAGCAGCCCGACGGCACCTGGCACATCACCGGCGTCAAGCGCTTCATCACCTCCGCCGAGCACGACATGACAAGCAACATCGTGCACTTCGTGCTGGCCCGACCCGAAGGCGCCGGAGCGGGCACCAAGGGTTTGTCGCTCTTCGTCGTACCGAAGTTCCACGTCGACATCGAGACCGGTGAACTGGGCGAGCGCAACGGCGCGTACGTCACCAATGTCGAACACAAGATGGGCATCAAGGTCTCCACCACGTGCGAGGTCACCTTCGGCGACAGGCAACCCGCGGTAGGCACTCTGCTGGGCGATGAGCACAACGGCATCGCGCAGATGTTCCGTGTCATCGAGAACGCCCGAATGCTGGTTGGCACCAAGGCGATCGCCACGCTGTCAACCGGCTACCTCAATGCGCGCGAGTTCGCCAAAGTACGCGTACAGGGCGCTGACATGACCAACGGCGCCAAAGACGCGCCGCGCGTCACCATCACCCACCACCCCGATGTACGACGCTCGTTGATGCTGCAGAAGTCCTACGCCGAGGGATTACGCGCTTTGATGATCTACACCGCGACCCAGCAGGACATCGTCGATGCGGAGATGCTCACCACCGGTTCGGAGCAATTCGGTGCAGCATCCCCCGCGCTGCCGGCCTCGAAGCTGAACGATCTGCTGCTGCCGCTGGTCAAGGGAGTCGGTTCCGAGCGTGCGTGGACCCTGCTGGGTTCGGAGTCCCTGCAGACGTTCGGCGGCTCGGGTTTTCTGGAGGACTACCCGATCGAGCAGTACGTCCGCGACGCGAAGATCGACACGCTCTACGAAGGCACCACCGCCATCCAGGGCATGGACTTCTTCTTCCGCAAGATCGTCAAGGACCAGTTCGCGGCCCTCGGGATGCTTGCAGAGCAGATCCTGCAGACGGTCAAGGGCGGAGCCGGTGACGACAGCCTCGGGCGCGAACGCGAGCTGCTTGGTCAGGGCGTCGAGAACGTGCAGGCGATGGTGGAGAACATGGCGATGACGGCGATGAAGTCCATCGACGGCGAGCCGGACGCTATCTACAAGGTCGGTCAGAACACGACCCGCCTGCTGCTGGCGGCCGGCGACCTCACTATCGCGTGGCTGCTGGTGCGTCAGGCCGAGGTGGCGCAGGCCCGCCTGGATGCCGGCGACGCAGGTCGCGACGAGGCGTTCTATCAGGGCAAGGTCGCGGCAGCGCATTTCTTCACCACGACCGTGCTGCCCCGACTGACCTCCGACCGGGAGATCGTGGAAGCAATGGACAACGACCTCATGACGCTGCCCGAAAACGCTTTCTAG
- a CDS encoding aldose epimerase family protein: protein MIEKTTSALVNHDVEVITISTGAGTAVLTNLGARLLELHLPDRNGKLADIVLQRPSLADLVDDDTYMGSTAGRCANRIRGGELRIDGTDHQLSLNEGSHHLHGGTHGFDQQIWAVTSDGADAEVTFSRVSPGGEEGYPGVLTTDVTYRFDGASLSIQIRATTDASTVVNIVNHSYFNLAGHESGDVLGHLLQVHGSYYTPVDAELLPTGEIRAVAGTPYDFREPTAIGARIHDVVNAAAGRVSSGDVGYDHNWVLAGTGMREVVRVSDPGSGRTMTLSADQPGVQIYTGGYLADVSAKAPAGKYAAFAGFTLETQTFPDAVHHSHFPQRVLHPGETYLHRMRFDFTTA, encoded by the coding sequence GTGATTGAGAAGACGACGTCTGCCCTCGTTAACCATGACGTCGAGGTCATCACGATCTCGACGGGGGCGGGTACTGCGGTCCTGACGAATCTAGGCGCCCGGTTGCTCGAACTGCACCTCCCGGACAGGAACGGCAAGCTCGCCGACATCGTCCTGCAGCGGCCGAGCCTGGCCGATCTCGTCGACGACGACACCTACATGGGGTCCACGGCTGGTCGCTGCGCCAACCGGATCCGTGGTGGCGAATTACGTATCGACGGGACTGACCACCAGCTCTCTCTCAACGAGGGTTCCCACCATCTGCACGGTGGAACCCACGGCTTCGACCAGCAGATCTGGGCGGTCACGTCGGACGGCGCCGACGCTGAAGTGACCTTCAGTCGTGTCTCACCCGGCGGCGAGGAGGGCTACCCCGGTGTACTCACCACCGACGTCACCTACCGGTTCGACGGCGCGAGCCTGAGCATCCAGATCCGGGCGACCACTGACGCGAGCACCGTGGTCAACATCGTCAACCATTCCTACTTCAACCTCGCAGGCCACGAGAGCGGAGACGTCCTGGGCCATCTCCTACAGGTCCACGGGTCGTACTACACGCCCGTCGACGCAGAGCTGCTGCCGACCGGGGAGATCCGCGCGGTTGCCGGCACGCCGTACGACTTTCGCGAGCCCACCGCGATCGGAGCCCGGATCCACGACGTGGTCAACGCTGCGGCCGGCCGGGTCTCGTCCGGTGATGTGGGCTACGACCACAACTGGGTGCTGGCCGGCACCGGTATGCGCGAGGTGGTCAGGGTCAGCGATCCGGGCAGCGGCCGGACGATGACCTTGAGCGCCGACCAACCCGGCGTTCAGATCTACACCGGCGGCTACCTGGCCGACGTCAGCGCGAAGGCCCCGGCGGGCAAGTACGCCGCTTTCGCCGGTTTCACGTTGGAGACGCAGACCTTTCCCGACGCGGTCCACCACTCGCACTTCCCGCAGCGGGTACTACATCCGGGTGAGACCTACCTGCACCGCATGCGGTTCGACTTCACCACCGCCTGA
- a CDS encoding rhamnulokinase family protein produces MLAWPPRSCAEARMSSYAAVDLGASSGRVMLGTVHDGRVDLVQAHRFVNEPVRLNGTLHWDILRLWAGVTGGIRAAGALSDSALSGIGIDSWAVDYGLLDGDGALIGNPVHYRDDRTAGMTAEVETLVCADRLYERTGVFALPFNTIYQWIAAREDASMDGARAMLLIPDLFGYWLTGARVCEETNASTTGLLDVRTRDWSIDLLEQLSLPPNLLSPVVRPGTCIGAVTAQVAAACGVGEVPVIAVGSHDTASAVVGVPATRPDFAYISCGTWSLVGVELDEPVTSPQARAARFSNELGVDNTVRFLRNVMGLWLLQESQRQWTFDGEPADLAMLLAGASDLPDGGPVFDTDLPQFLPPGDMPARIRAECARTGQAVPSGPVQLTRCILDSLAAAYAVAIRQSVELSGHPVGVVHIVGGGAQNELLCALTSDACNLPVIAGPVEAAAFGNVLVQARATGALHGDLMQLRQTLTGAVLRTYLPEERGARRPR; encoded by the coding sequence ATGCTGGCGTGGCCGCCGCGTTCCTGCGCTGAGGCCCGGATGTCGTCATACGCCGCGGTCGACCTGGGTGCCTCCTCCGGGCGGGTGATGCTGGGGACAGTGCACGACGGGCGCGTCGACCTCGTTCAGGCGCACCGGTTCGTCAACGAACCGGTGCGCCTGAACGGCACGCTGCACTGGGACATCCTGCGTCTGTGGGCTGGGGTGACCGGCGGCATCCGCGCCGCCGGTGCCCTCAGCGACTCTGCACTGTCCGGTATCGGTATCGACTCCTGGGCTGTTGACTACGGACTGCTCGACGGCGACGGTGCACTGATCGGCAACCCTGTGCATTACCGGGACGATCGGACGGCGGGGATGACCGCCGAGGTCGAGACGCTGGTGTGCGCCGACCGGCTCTATGAGCGCACTGGAGTCTTCGCGCTGCCGTTCAACACGATTTATCAGTGGATCGCGGCGCGCGAGGATGCGTCGATGGATGGTGCGCGCGCGATGCTACTCATTCCCGATCTCTTCGGCTACTGGCTGACTGGTGCGCGCGTCTGCGAGGAGACCAACGCCTCGACCACCGGGTTGCTCGATGTCCGCACGCGTGACTGGTCCATCGACCTGCTGGAACAGTTATCGCTACCCCCGAATCTCCTCTCGCCGGTCGTCCGCCCGGGTACGTGCATCGGTGCAGTGACCGCGCAGGTAGCTGCGGCGTGTGGTGTCGGCGAGGTACCCGTGATTGCCGTGGGATCGCACGACACGGCTTCGGCCGTTGTCGGCGTGCCCGCCACGCGCCCAGATTTCGCCTACATCTCGTGTGGCACCTGGTCCCTGGTGGGTGTGGAGCTGGACGAACCTGTCACCTCCCCGCAGGCCAGGGCGGCGCGGTTCAGCAATGAACTCGGCGTCGACAACACCGTGCGCTTCCTGCGCAACGTCATGGGCCTGTGGCTGCTGCAGGAGTCCCAGCGCCAGTGGACATTCGATGGTGAACCCGCTGATCTGGCAATGCTTCTCGCCGGCGCATCAGACCTACCCGACGGTGGACCCGTCTTCGACACCGACCTGCCGCAGTTCCTGCCACCCGGTGACATGCCTGCCCGCATCCGAGCCGAGTGCGCACGGACCGGTCAAGCGGTGCCGTCCGGTCCGGTGCAGCTGACCCGTTGCATCCTGGACAGCCTCGCGGCGGCCTATGCGGTCGCCATACGACAGTCGGTGGAGTTGTCTGGTCATCCGGTGGGCGTCGTGCACATCGTCGGTGGTGGCGCACAGAACGAACTGCTCTGCGCACTCACTTCCGACGCATGCAACCTGCCGGTCATCGCCGGACCGGTCGAAGCAGCCGCATTCGGCAACGTGCTGGTGCAAGCACGAGCAACGGGGGCGCTGCACGGCGACCTCATGCAGCTACGTCAAACCTTGACCGGCGCCGTCCTACGTACCTACCTGCCAGAAGAACGCGGTGCGCGTCGACCTCGCTGA
- a CDS encoding bifunctional aldolase/short-chain dehydrogenase, which produces MSTVDDLITRSNRLGADPRNTNYAGGNTSAKGVQTDPATSQEVELLWVKGSGGDLGTLTSAGLAALRLDRLRALVDVYPGVDREDEMVAAFAYCLHGSGGAAPSIDTAMHALVDAPHVDHLHPDSGIALATSADGGRLTQECFGDRVVWVPWRRPGFQLGLDIAAIARDNPEAIGCILGGHGITAWGDTSQECEARSLEIISAAQAFIAERGRSQPFGPPIPGYEALDPSSRAARAAALAPILRGMASTDRPQIGHWSDSAEVLDFLSATEHPRLAALGTSCPDHFLRTKVRPMVLDLPPTAPLENVETRLRELHATYRQDYAAYYERHATQQTPAIRGADPAIVLVPGVGMFSFGKDKQTARVAGEFYVNAINVMRGAEAISTYAPIDEAEKFRIEYWLLEEAKLQRMPKAKPLATRVALVTGGGSGIGRAIAIRLAAEGACVVVTDRDGAAAARVATELGSTDVAIAVTVDVTDEAGIAEAFAAAARGFGGVDLVVNNAGLSISKSLAETTAADWDLQHDVMARGSFLVSREAARVMAEQQMGGDIVYISSKNSVFAGPNNVAYGAAKADQAHQVRLLAAELGGIGVRVNGVNPDGVVRGSGIFAGGWGAQRAAVYGVPEAELGAFYAQRTLLKREVLPEHVAAAVFALAGGDMSHTTGLHIPVDAGVAAAFLR; this is translated from the coding sequence ATGTCGACCGTCGATGACCTGATCACCCGGTCCAACCGGCTTGGCGCGGACCCGCGAAACACCAACTACGCCGGCGGCAATACCTCCGCCAAGGGTGTCCAGACCGACCCGGCGACCTCCCAGGAGGTGGAATTGCTATGGGTCAAAGGCTCCGGTGGCGACCTTGGCACGCTGACGTCCGCCGGTCTTGCAGCCTTGCGGCTGGACCGGTTGCGTGCGCTCGTCGACGTCTACCCCGGTGTCGACCGTGAAGATGAGATGGTCGCCGCGTTCGCCTACTGTCTGCACGGCTCGGGCGGTGCTGCACCCTCCATCGACACCGCTATGCACGCGCTGGTCGATGCGCCGCATGTGGATCATCTGCACCCGGATTCCGGTATCGCGCTCGCTACATCGGCGGATGGTGGGCGCCTGACGCAGGAGTGTTTTGGCGACCGGGTGGTCTGGGTGCCGTGGCGGCGGCCCGGGTTCCAGTTGGGCCTGGATATCGCCGCAATTGCCCGTGACAATCCGGAGGCGATCGGCTGCATTCTCGGCGGCCACGGGATCACTGCCTGGGGCGACACGAGCCAGGAGTGTGAGGCGCGCTCGTTGGAGATCATCTCGGCGGCGCAGGCGTTCATCGCCGAACGCGGTCGGTCGCAGCCGTTCGGCCCGCCGATTCCGGGGTATGAGGCGTTGGACCCGTCCTCGCGGGCGGCACGAGCCGCAGCGCTCGCGCCGATCCTGCGTGGGATGGCCTCTACCGACCGCCCGCAGATCGGCCACTGGAGCGACAGCGCCGAGGTGCTGGACTTCCTGTCGGCGACCGAGCATCCGCGGCTGGCTGCGCTCGGTACCTCCTGCCCGGACCATTTCCTGCGCACGAAGGTCCGTCCGATGGTGCTCGATCTGCCACCGACCGCCCCGCTGGAAAACGTCGAGACACGGCTACGGGAGCTGCACGCGACCTACCGGCAGGATTACGCCGCGTACTACGAGCGGCACGCGACGCAGCAGACACCGGCGATCCGCGGCGCCGACCCGGCGATCGTCCTGGTGCCGGGGGTGGGCATGTTCAGCTTCGGCAAGGACAAGCAGACCGCCCGGGTAGCCGGTGAGTTCTACGTCAATGCCATCAATGTGATGCGCGGAGCCGAAGCCATCTCGACGTACGCACCGATCGATGAGGCGGAGAAGTTCCGCATCGAGTACTGGCTGCTGGAAGAGGCGAAGCTGCAGCGGATGCCGAAGGCCAAGCCGCTGGCCACCCGTGTCGCGCTGGTCACCGGTGGCGGCTCGGGTATCGGTCGGGCGATCGCGATCCGGTTGGCCGCCGAGGGCGCGTGCGTGGTCGTCACGGACCGCGATGGTGCCGCAGCCGCCCGGGTGGCGACAGAACTGGGGTCGACCGATGTGGCTATTGCCGTGACGGTCGACGTCACTGACGAGGCAGGTATTGCCGAGGCGTTCGCCGCAGCTGCACGCGGGTTCGGCGGCGTGGACCTAGTGGTGAACAACGCCGGACTGTCGATCTCCAAATCGCTGGCAGAGACCACTGCCGCGGACTGGGATCTACAGCACGACGTGATGGCCCGCGGCTCGTTCCTGGTCTCCCGGGAGGCCGCGCGGGTGATGGCCGAGCAGCAGATGGGCGGCGACATCGTCTACATCTCCAGCAAGAACAGCGTGTTCGCCGGACCCAACAATGTGGCGTACGGCGCGGCCAAAGCCGACCAGGCCCACCAGGTGCGCCTGCTCGCGGCCGAGCTGGGTGGCATCGGCGTACGTGTCAACGGAGTCAATCCCGATGGAGTCGTGCGTGGTTCGGGCATCTTCGCGGGAGGATGGGGTGCCCAGCGGGCAGCCGTCTATGGGGTGCCAGAGGCTGAACTGGGTGCCTTCTATGCTCAGCGCACCCTGCTGAAACGCGAGGTCCTGCCCGAGCATGTGGCCGCAGCCGTGTTCGCGCTGGCCGGTGGGGACATGTCGCACACCACGGGTCTGCACATTCCTGTCGATGCTGGCGTGGCCGCCGCGTTCCTGCGCTGA
- the rhaI gene encoding L-rhamnose isomerase — MVDFDAAAPVLRAQRIELPSWAFGNSGTRFKVFAQPGVPRDPFEKIADAAMVHRMTGAAGSVAVHIPWDRVDDWDKLGRFARDEGVLLGTVNANVFQDDDYMLGSVTNPDPRIRRKALEHLLECIDIMDETGSRDLKLWFSDGTNYPGQDNIRARQDRLAEALAAVNDRLTGEQRLILEYKLFEPAFYTMDVPDWGTSYAHCMELGDRAKVCVDTGHHAPGTNIEFIVAFLLRAGKLGAFDFNSRFYADDDLMVGSADPFQLFRILLEVRLGGGFDPSSEVNFMLDQCHNIEAKIPGQIRSVMNVQEATAKAMILDLVALEQAQAAGDVLAANGVLMDAYNTDVRPFLADLRADQGLEHDPMKGYADSGYAERIVADRVGGTQAGWGA; from the coding sequence ATGGTCGACTTCGATGCCGCGGCACCGGTCTTGCGAGCACAGCGCATCGAGCTGCCCTCGTGGGCCTTCGGCAACTCCGGCACCCGTTTCAAGGTCTTCGCCCAGCCGGGCGTGCCGCGTGATCCGTTCGAGAAGATTGCCGACGCCGCGATGGTGCATCGGATGACCGGCGCCGCCGGCTCGGTGGCGGTGCACATCCCCTGGGACAGGGTGGACGACTGGGACAAGCTCGGGCGGTTTGCGCGCGACGAGGGCGTCCTGCTCGGCACTGTCAATGCAAACGTGTTCCAGGACGACGATTACATGCTCGGCAGCGTCACCAACCCAGACCCCCGGATCCGGCGCAAGGCGCTGGAGCACTTACTGGAATGTATTGACATCATGGACGAAACAGGTTCGCGAGACCTGAAACTATGGTTCAGCGACGGCACGAACTATCCGGGCCAGGACAACATCCGCGCTCGTCAGGACCGGCTCGCTGAGGCGCTCGCTGCTGTCAACGACCGACTGACTGGTGAGCAACGGTTGATCCTGGAGTACAAGCTCTTCGAGCCGGCGTTCTACACCATGGACGTGCCGGACTGGGGCACCTCGTACGCGCACTGTATGGAATTGGGCGACCGTGCGAAGGTCTGCGTGGACACCGGCCATCACGCGCCAGGCACCAACATCGAGTTCATCGTCGCTTTCCTGTTACGTGCCGGGAAGCTGGGTGCGTTTGACTTCAACTCCCGTTTCTATGCCGACGACGACCTCATGGTGGGCTCCGCTGATCCATTTCAATTGTTCAGGATCCTGCTGGAGGTGCGCCTCGGCGGCGGATTCGACCCGTCGAGCGAGGTCAATTTCATGCTCGACCAGTGCCACAACATCGAAGCCAAGATTCCTGGGCAGATCCGCTCGGTGATGAATGTGCAGGAGGCCACCGCCAAGGCGATGATCCTGGACCTCGTCGCGCTCGAACAGGCTCAGGCCGCAGGGGACGTCCTGGCTGCGAATGGGGTGCTGATGGACGCCTACAACACCGATGTACGACCGTTTCTCGCAGATCTGCGAGCCGACCAAGGATTGGAACATGACCCGATGAAGGGCTACGCCGACAGTGGATATGCCGAACGAATCGTCGCCGACCGCGTGGGCGGCACGCAGGCCGGGTGGGGAGCCTGA